From one Paramormyrops kingsleyae isolate MSU_618 chromosome 1, PKINGS_0.4, whole genome shotgun sequence genomic stretch:
- the gpr183a gene encoding G-protein coupled receptor 183-A, whose protein sequence is MEVLRGNMSTNSSVEGECTNLYDHRHTAKILMSLHYSIVFIVGLLGNLLALHVIWPNLKKINSTTLYSTNLAISDILFTLSLPLRIMYYGMGFHWPLGGALCKVFGLIFYINTYAGVNFMTCLSVDRFIAVVLPLRYSRFRKVQNVKYICIAVWILVLAQTLPLLFNPMTNKEKDEYVTCMEYPNYEKMENLPYMLIGAVFLGYGIPVMTILVCYSVLSRKLYIAAKSNHLTGKSGRNKKAIGVICCVMLVFTVCYSPYHIDILQYMIRKLIYTPDCQELFTFQVSLHVTVCLMNFNTCLDPFIYFFACKGYKRKIMKILKKQVSVSFSSVVRTSPEVYSRDAVDATEIQLNSKSNI, encoded by the coding sequence ATGGAGGTACTGCGGGGGAACATGAGCACCAACTCCTCAGTTGAGGGAGAATGCACAAACCTGTATGACCACCGGCACACCGCCAAAATCCTGATGTCGCTCCACTATTCCATCGTTTTCATTGTGGGATTACTGGGGAACCTGCTTGCCCTGCATGTAATCTGGCCTAACTTGAAGAAGATAAATTCCACCACACTCTACTCCACTAACTTGGCAATATCAGACATCCTCTTCACGCTTTCTTTGCCACTGCGCATTATGTACTACGGGATGGGCTTCCACTGGCCCCTAGGTGGCGCCCTCTGCAAGGTGTTTGGCCTCATCTTCTACATCAACACCTATGCTGGGGTCAACTTCATGACGTGCCTGAGTGTAGACCGCTTCATTGCTGTAGTGTTGCCGCTGCGCTACAGCCGCTTCCGGAAGGTACAAAACGTCAAGTATATCTGCATCGCTGTCTGGATTTTGGTTTTGGCTCAAACTCTGCCACTGCTGTTCAATCCAATGACAAATAAGGAGAAGGATGAGTATGTGACCTGCATGGAGTACCCTAACTATGAGAAAATGGAAAACCTGCCATATATGTTGATTGGAGCAGTCTTCTTGGGCTATGGCATCCCAGTGATGACCATACTGGTGTGTTACTCTGTCTTGTCCCGGAAGTTATACATTGCAGCCAAGAGTAATCACCTGACTGGAAAATCTGGCCGAAACAAAAAAGCCATTGGCGTCATCTGCTGTGTCATGCTGGTTTTCACTGTGTGCTACAGCCCTTATCACATTGACATCTTGCAGTACATGATCCGAAAGCTCATCTACACCCCAGACTGCCAAGAGTTGTTCACCTTTCAAGTCTCTCTGCATGTCACGGTCTGCCTCATGAATTTCAACACCTGCCTTGACCCGTTCATTTATTTCTTTGCCTGCAAGGGCTACAAACGGAAAATCATGAAGATCCTAAAGAAACAGGTGAGCGTTTCCTTCTCTAGCGTGGTCCGAACTTCCCCGGAGGTCTACTCCCGTGATGCGGTCGATGCTACAGAGATCCAGTTAAACAGCAAGAGCAACATATGA